Sequence from the Angustibacter luteus genome:
CAGGCACCCGTGTCGGCCAGACCGCGCACCAGGGCGGGGAGCTCGTCGTCCGGGACGGTCAGCAGCACCAGGTCGGCGGCGCGGACGACGTCGGGGACCTGGCGCAGCGGCACGCCGGGCAGCAGGGCGGCGGCCCGCTCGGTCGAGGCGCGGCTGACCGCGCTGGCCGCGACCACCCGGTGCCCGGCGCGGGCCAGGGCGGCGCCCAGCACCGCGCCGACGCGCCCGGCACCGACCACGCCGACGTCCAGCCGGGCGGGTCGTTGACCTGCCGGCCGCGCGGCGTCGCCGTCGAGCCCGTTCACAGGCAGGAACGCTAGCGCGCGACGTTCGACGGACTCGCGGCGCCGTGCTCGCTAGGCTCGCGCCATGGGACGCCACGAGCGGTTGGTCGACCTCGCGGACGTCGACTCGGACGGGCTCGTGGTCGCCGACCTCGGCTGCGGCACGGGCCGCACGGTGCGGCGGCTGCTGGCCGGGGAGCACGTGCCGGCCACCGTGCACGCGGTGGACCAGGCGGTCGACCTGGACGACGACCTGCTGGCCGACCCGCGGGTCGTGTCGCGCGTCGCCGACCTCGACGAGCCGCTGCCGTTCGCGGACGCCGCGGTGGACCGGATCGTGTCGATGAACGTGGCCGAGAGCCTGGCCGATCCGGCGCAGTTCCTGCGCGAGTGCGCCCGGGTGCTGCGACCGGGCGGCCTCGCCGTGATCGGGCACACCGACTTCGACACCGCGCTGTTCACCAGCGACGACGACGCGCTCACCCGCCTGCTGGTGGACCGCTTCGTGGCTGTCGTCCCGGACTGGCAGGTGCGCGCCGACGGCTTCATGGGCCGCAAGCTCCTCTGGCTCGCCACCGACTCGCCGTTCGAGCTGCTGGGTGTGCACTCCTGGGCGGACGCGCACCGCCGCTTCGACGAGGGCTCGCTGGCCTGGAAGATCGCGATGGGGATGGTGGCGGCGGCGGCCGACGACCCAGACCTGTCGGGGCGCGCCGCGGCGTGGATCGGGTCCGTGCGGCGGCTGGCCGACGAGGGCCGGTTCCTGTTCGCCGTCACGGACGTCGTCGTCGTCCTGCGTCGACCGTGATCACGTTCGAGACCGCGTGGCAGCAGGCGCTCTACGGCCCTGCCGGGTTCTACCGGCGCGCCGAACCGGCCGAGCACTTCCGGACGTCGGTCGGCGCGGGGCGGTTGCTGGCATCGGCGGTGGCGCGACTGGCCGAGGGCGCTGGCCTGCACCGGGTCGTGGACGTCGGTAGCGGGCGCGGGGCACTGCTGGCCGACCTGCACGCGCTGGCGCCCGGGCTCGACCTGGTCGGGGTGGACGTCGTCCCGCGCCCGGCCGCGCTGCCGGACCGCATCGAGTGGGTGCAGTCCCCCGGCGGCGCGGCGCTGCCCGCCGGGCTGCCGCTCGACGGCGCCCTGGTGCTCGCGCACGAGTGGCTGGACGACGTCCCGTGCCCGGTCGTCGAGCGCGACGAGGACGGGCGGTGGCGGACGGTCCTGGTCGAGCCCGGGAGCTGGTCGCGCACCCTCGGCGCCGCACCCTCGCCGGCCGAGCTGGAGTGGCTGCACCGCTGGTGGCCGGTGCCACCGGGTGGCGGCGAACCGGGCGAGCGCGCGGAGGTGGGTCTGGCGCGCGACCGGGCCTGGGCCGAGCTGGTGCGGGCCGCGCCCGCCAGCCTGCTCGTCGCCGTCGACTACACGCACCACCGGACCGACCGCCCACCCGGCGGCTCCCTGATCGGCTACCGCGACGGCGCGGCCTGCCCGCCCGTGCCGGACGGGGCCTGCGACGTCACCGCGCACGTCGCGCTGGACGCTGTCGCGGCCGCCGGGACCGCCGCTGGCGCCGCCCGCACCGTGCTCGTCGACCAGCGCACCACGCTGCGCGCCCTGGGGATCGACGGTCGACTGCCCGACCACGCCCTGGCCGGCACCGATGCCCTCGGGTACCTCGAGGGCGTCACCCGCGCCAGCCAGGCCGCGGAGCTGCTCGACCCGGCCGGGCTCGGCGGCTTCGGCTGGCTGCTGCAGACGACGCCGGGTGGACAGGCCGACGCCCTGTTGGACATGGTGGGTGGGTGATCGACGAGGAACCGACCGGACGACGCCCGGCGCCGACCCTGCTCGCGCTGCTGGTGGCGGCGCCGATGGCCGCCTCGCTGACCGGGTGCTCGGCGGACGGGCAGGGCGCCGCCTCGCCGACCGTCACCGTGACCACGACGAGCACGCCGAGCGGCACGTCCTCGGCCAGCCCCACCGCGACGTCCGACGTCAAGGGACGCACGTTCGACATCGGCACCGTCACGGCCGTCACGACGATCGGCTCCGTGAAGGTCATCGAGCTCGACCGCTGGACGCTGGACGGCACCAGTGATTCGACGCTCGCCAAGCAGGGCGTGAAGATCGCACCGCACAAGGGGTCGCGGTACACCAACCAGAACACGGCCAAGACCTACACGGCACCCGTCGCGCCCGGGGCGCGGATCGTGGTGAACGCGTGCGTGGTGGACGGGTCGGGCGACCTCGGCCTGACGTCCCAGCCGCTCAGCGCCAGCGCCTGGCTGGCGAAGCCGGACACCTCAGCCGTCCTGCTGGTCCACTACGACAGCACGGGCGCGATCACCCGGATGGACACCGACCCGCGCTGCCCCGGCTGACCCGCCGGTCAGTCGCCGGGTCAGCCGGCGAGCCGGACGTGCTCGTAGCCGCGCAGGACGAAGGTCGGACGCCGGACCGGCTCCCCGACCGCGTGCAGCGCGGGGAAGCGGCGCAGCAGCGCCGGGAGCGACGCCTGCAGCTCGACCCGGGCCAGCGGCGCGCCGAGGCAGAAGTGGATGCCGGCACCGAAGGCCAGGTGCGGGTTCGGGGACCGGTCGGCGACGAACCGGTCCGGCTCCTCGAACACCTCGGGGTCGCGGTTCGCCGCGCCCAGCAGGGCCGCAACCTTCGCACCCGCGGCGATTCGCAGCGGGGAGCCGCCCGGGCCCAGCGGCAGGTCGACGTCCTGCGTCGCGGTGCGCTCGAACAGGTGCAGCGGGGAGTCGTGCCGGAGCATCTCCTCCACTGCCAGGGCGACCAGGGCGTCATCGGAGACGTTGCGGCGCACCAGGTCCAGCTGGTCCGGCGCTTCGAGCAGGGACACGATCCCGTTGCCGAAACC
This genomic interval carries:
- a CDS encoding methyltransferase domain-containing protein translates to MGRHERLVDLADVDSDGLVVADLGCGTGRTVRRLLAGEHVPATVHAVDQAVDLDDDLLADPRVVSRVADLDEPLPFADAAVDRIVSMNVAESLADPAQFLRECARVLRPGGLAVIGHTDFDTALFTSDDDALTRLLVDRFVAVVPDWQVRADGFMGRKLLWLATDSPFELLGVHSWADAHRRFDEGSLAWKIAMGMVAAAADDPDLSGRAAAWIGSVRRLADEGRFLFAVTDVVVVLRRP
- a CDS encoding SAM-dependent methyltransferase codes for the protein MTFETAWQQALYGPAGFYRRAEPAEHFRTSVGAGRLLASAVARLAEGAGLHRVVDVGSGRGALLADLHALAPGLDLVGVDVVPRPAALPDRIEWVQSPGGAALPAGLPLDGALVLAHEWLDDVPCPVVERDEDGRWRTVLVEPGSWSRTLGAAPSPAELEWLHRWWPVPPGGGEPGERAEVGLARDRAWAELVRAAPASLLVAVDYTHHRTDRPPGGSLIGYRDGAACPPVPDGACDVTAHVALDAVAAAGTAAGAARTVLVDQRTTLRALGIDGRLPDHALAGTDALGYLEGVTRASQAAELLDPAGLGGFGWLLQTTPGGQADALLDMVGG